Proteins from a single region of Scleropages formosus chromosome 24, fSclFor1.1, whole genome shotgun sequence:
- the LOC108918934 gene encoding uncharacterized protein LOC108918934, whose protein sequence is MRGSSALMSDVKDPPCDLSAVAQPAGRSHPLEEQSLSELAAPPPAAGDPQSCLPSRDALALSKCQGMPGQCPMVPRCHSNALLNKRGLKDGSSSGVPPLKTPMEGPSHCVSTSSRLCYSTESLHRAAISDPGLLGGPNMRVEGDFVLHCSTTSSTAKVLHPWWGSSKQDPGLCAPFLNVVTPWKLYGKDPPAPQMSEQVTQRGQLCRRRSLPNLLVLLPSTWEAVKRAESGTAVSPSPKDRSARKGPAEGMSESEQSPVCQLDSPMLKEFKRIMQNEMECVSRAKTQQHEDPSRESPCRGYSGSGSGCGTLDAGPTSGVCWTESKDNMAVPICFSPSPRPQETQVGDSAQSTHTEPSCLTRHPLWGSLEATPSCCPSLLLDSTDLSRYGAKISKIKDGFIGSALDLIKKSCTAELAAEASAWQSRDQEGTTITGSRPDCQSDVVSMTTSACSAEARSEPGGGAMSARCRSAVACRRSSSDAATQPAESVRGQRGRRLRPHLSDPMPADATKRKELEIKIAAASFPSQRSVKAGESMPEVEGQLRKKPGRLDLANVPQLRWSNLSNRSSNRKVVGLADECEGDMESQHTDISSTYAQKRASASLLTWEVQQPCSDCGQCEPTQSNSMCDKCSKRRMERKEAILELLNTECSYGEDLRIIYEEFYNPMQSASLLTTDQLSVVFGNVQELISVNEKFTERLQHSIDQAFDQGDEDLLTVCIGDIFLEFVSMLPAFQTYCLQQSTSVNMLNTLEKEKELLRIFLDASQNDNTALRRMNLRSFLIAPLQRVTKYPLLLSRIGKATTKNHPDHTRLQEAKSHVESHLEHINMKTRQEGTNWSLRSFRRDSRRNREAPNVEMREVSLKVVGWTRESTRFVMEGPLQLSQPTDGQWVKKGSRALKFQNVQSLLMVYTPRVSEGALESGDPLELVRDGVLVLIKDKSGGKFAVLREPIRLSKCVVSVNPDCDDTFELLEIPREAFVFRAADKARTQQWFRQIKRYSCDLGPWRKRRNALPNIMTNTAQNRS, encoded by the exons ATGCGGGGCTCTTCAGCCCTGATGTCTGATGTGAAGGACCCACCATGTGACCTTTCAGCGGTGGCCCAGCCTGCTGGCCGCAGCCACCCCTTGGAGGAGCAGAGTCTGTCTGAGCTGGCAGCTCCTCCACCTGCTGCAGGTGACCCTCAGTCGTGCCTCCCCAGCCGTGATGCTTTAGCCTTATCCAAGTGCCAGGGGATGCCGGGGCAGTGTCCTATGGTGCCTCGCTGCCACAGCAATGCCCTGCTTAACAAACGGGGTCTCAAGGATGGCTCCAGCAGCGGTGTGCCCCCCCTGAAAACCCCAATGGAAGGTCCTTCGCACTGTGTCAGCACAAGCAGCCGACTCTGCTACAGCACGGAGAGCCTGCATCGTGCTGCCATCTCGGACCCCGGTCTTTTGGGCGGCCCCAACATGCGTGTGGAGGGAGACTTTGTCTTACACTgcagcaccaccagcagcacagccaAGGTCTTGCACCCATGGTGGGGGTCATCAAAGCAGGACCCGGGACTCTGTGCTCCCTTTTTGAACGTGGTCACGCCTTGGAAGCTGTACGGGAAGGATCCTCCAGCACCGCAGATGAGCGAGCAGGTCACACAAAGGGGGCAACTCTGCCGCCGGAGGAGTTTGCCCAACCTACTCGTACTCCTGCCATCTACATGGGAAGCTGTCAAGAGGGCAGAGTCTGGCACTGCCGTGTCCCCATCTCCAAAGGACCGCAGCGCACGAAAAGGCCCCGCAGAAGGGATGTCAGAGAGCGAGCAGTCGCCAGTGTGCCAGCTGGACAGCCCGATGCTCAAGGAGTTCAAAAGGATCATGCAGAACGAGATGGAGTGTGTCAGCCGTGCCAAGACCCAGCAGCATGAGGACCCTTCCCGGGAGTCCCCTTGCCGTGGATACAGCGGGAGTGGGAGTGGGTGCGGGACCCTGGACGCTGGACCAACAAGTGGTGTCTGTTGGACTGAAAGCAAAGACAACATGGCTGTTCCCATATGCTTCAGCCCCAGTCCCCGGCCCCAAGAGACACAGGTAGGAGACTCGGCGCAAAGCACACATACGGAGCCATCATGCCTCACCCGTCACCCCCTGTGGGGGAGCTTGGAAGCAACACCCTCCTGCTGCCCCTCCCTTCTTCTGGACAGTACGGATTTGTCCCGATACGGAGCCAAGATCTCCAAGATTAAGGATGGGTTCATTGGCTCAGCTCTTGACCTCATAAAGAAGAG CTGCACTGCAGAACTTGCAGCCGAGGCCTCTGCCTGGCAGTCACGTGATCAGGAGGGTACCACCATCACCGGTTCCCGTCCGGATTGTCAGTCGGATGTGGTTTCCATGACGACATCAGCCTGCAGCGCAGAAGCACGGAGCGAGCCAGGCGGAGGAGCTATGTCTGCGAGATGT CGCTCTGCTGTGGCCTGCAGGCGCTCCAGCTCAGATGCTGCCACTCAGCCAGCGGAGTCGGTGAGAGGCCAGCGTGGGCGAAGGCTCCGCCCCCACCTTAGTGACCCCATGCCAGCCGATGCTACCAAGCGCAAAGAGCTCGAGATCAAGATCGCCGCAGCCAGTTTTCCTTCCCAGCGCAGTGTCAAGGCGGGTGAAAGCA TGCCTGAAGTTGAGGGCCAGTTGCGGAAGAAACCTGGACGTCTGGACTTGGCCAATGTGCCACAACTTCGCTGGAGCAACTTGAGCAACCGGAGCAGCAATAGAAAAGTGGTGGGGCTGGCTGATGAGTGTGAGGGAGATATGGAGTCACAGCACACCGACATCAGCTCAACCTATGCTCAGAAGAGGGCCAGTGCTTCTCTCTTGACCTGGGAAGTCCAGCAGCCATGCTCAGACTGTGGCCAGTGCGAGCCAACCCAGAGCAACAGCATGTGTGACAAGTGCTCAAAGCGGCGCATGGAGCGCAAGGAGGCCATCTTGGAGCTCCTCAACACCGAGTGCAGCTATGGCGAAGACCTGCGCATCATTTACGAGGAGTTCTACAACCCCATGCAGAGTGCCAGCCTGCTCACCACCGACCAGCTCTCTGTGGTCTTTGGCAACGTGCAGGAGCTCATCAGCGTGAATGAAAAGTTCACCGAGCGTCTGCAGCACAGCATCGATCAGGCCTTTGACCAG GGTGACGAGGATCTCCTGACAGTGTGCATCGGGGACATCTTCCTGGAGTTTGTCAGCATGCTACCTGCCTTCCAGACCTACTGCTTGCAACAGTCCACCTCCGTCAACATGCTGAACActctggagaaggagaaggagcttCTCAG AATTTTTCTGGACGCTTCCCAGAATGACAACACAGCACTGCGGCGCATGAACCTGCGCTCCTTCCTGATTGCACCACTGCAGAGGGTTACCAAGTACCCCTTGCTGCTCAGCCGCATTGGCAAGGCCACCACCAAGAACCACCCAGACCACACCCGCTTACAGGAGGCCAAGAGTCATGTGGAGTCCCACCTGGAGCACATCAACATGAAGACTAGGCAAGAGGGCACTAACTGGTCGCTTCGCTCCTTCCGTAGGGATAGTCGCAGGAACCGTGAGGCCCCCAATGTGGAGATGCGGGAGGTGTCCTTAAAAGTGGTGGGCTGGACCCGGGAGAGCACTCGTTTTGTGATGGAAGGGCCTCTGCAGCTGTCGCAACCCACCGATGGCCAGTGGGTGAAGAAAGGCAGCCGGGCCCTCAAGTTCCAGAATGTGCAGAGCCTGTTGATGGTGTACACTCCACGAGTGAGCGAGGGTGCCCTGGAAAGTGGAGATCCCCTGGAGCTCGTGAGGGATGGTGTTCTGGTGCTCATCAAAGACAAGAGTGGTGGCAAGTTTGCCGTGCTCCGAGAGCCTATTCGTCTCAGCAAGTGTGTGGTGTCCGTCAACCCTGACTGCGATGACACATTTGAACTGCTGGAGATTCCCCGTGAAGCTTTTGTCTTCCGCGCCGCAGACAAGGCCCGAACACAGCAGTGGTTCCGACAGATTAAGAGGTACTCTTGTGATTTGGGCCCCTGGCGGAAGAGACGCAATGCCCTCCCTAACATTATGACAAACACTGCGCAGAACCGGTCCTGA
- the nifk gene encoding MKI67 FHA domain-interacting nucleolar phosphoprotein — MAESEPVAAKAAKSLLALDPSAETTFRMKVQEAKKGKRRKRESLTPGVIYVGHLPRGIFEPQLKGYFEQFGEVLRLRLSRSKKTGGSKGYAFIEFQCEEVAKIVAETMNNYLMGEKLLKCHVIPPEKVHAALFVGSEREFRKPSFPAVKRYNNERSPKAVKRMTSKLLRKESSLRKRLAAKGIDYDFPGFAAQVQKKMKRSEDGDESVCSQDDTPVCTPSILEKRKSVRMGDSEDDDDDDNEIIIKAVAMPKSKGKKKTTEEVVQQMSGDDGGKDADDSTDHGSESNSHEIGKTSPVPASKVKSRKKSKSRRM, encoded by the exons ATGGCCGAAAGCGAACCGGTTGCTGCGAAGGCAGCAAAAAGCCTCTTGGCTCTGGATCCGAGCGCCGAGACCACGTTTCGGATGAAAGTGCAGGAAGCGAAGAAAGGCAAGAGGAGGAAG AGGGAATCTCTGACCCCAGGAGTGATTTATGTCGGACACCTTCCCAGAGGCATCTTTGAGCCCCAGCTGAAGGGCTACTTCGAACAGTTTGGCGAGGTCCTGCGGCTCCGGTTGTCCAGGAGTAAAAAG ACAGGAGGGAGCAAAGGTTATGCTTTTATAGAGTTTCAGTGTGAAGAAGTGGCCAAGATCGTTGCAGAAACCATGAACAACTATCTGATGGGTGAAAAACTGCTAAAAT GTCATGTGATCCCGCCAGAAAAGGTCCACGCCGCACTGTTTGTCGGCTCCGAAAGAGAATTTCGGAAACCGTCGTTCCCAGCTGTGAAGCGCTATAACAACGAGCGCTCGCCGAAGGCCGTGAAGCGCATGACCTCCAAACTCCTGCGCAAAGAATCCAGTCTGCGCAAGAGGCTTGCAGCAAAGGGCATCGACTACGATTTCCCAGGATTT GCTGCCCAAgttcagaagaaaatgaaacgGTCTGAAGATGGTGATGAATCTGTTTGCAGTCAG GATGACACGCCAGTGTGCACACCATCCATCCTTGAAAAAAGGAAGAGCGTAAGAATGGGTGACAGTGAagatgatgacgatgacgatAATGAAATTATCATCAAAGCTGTGGCGATGCCAAAGtctaaaggcaaaaaaaagacCACTGAAGAAGTTGTACAACAGATGagtggtgatgatggtggtaAAGATGCTGATGATAGCACTGATCACGGTAGTGAAAGCAATAGTCATGAAATCGGCAAAACCTCACCTGTGCCAGCATCAAAAGTAAAATCCAGAAAGAAGAGTAAATCGAGACGAATGTGA